One part of the Paenibacillus silvisoli genome encodes these proteins:
- a CDS encoding DeoR/GlpR family DNA-binding transcription regulator, which translates to MNPLRRYEKIMEILLASGEVMVTELSEQLQVTGKTIREDLAKLEQKGLLQRIHGGAVLAQENQRGILSPKGADQHSDEAPEREEIARMAVSLIEPHDVIALDGGRTTLETARQLPDVPLTVVTNDLYIIAELARKESVRLVVPGGYQMRNMLIGAEAAAYIRRLNIAKAFLSATAVHPQSGLTIYSGESSEIKRAWLETAKAAYVVADHRKFGQGALFTFAALHEVDAIITDSGLSEETAKPFKEQGVRLLIGGMES; encoded by the coding sequence ATGAACCCTCTACGAAGATACGAAAAGATCATGGAGATTTTGCTTGCGTCCGGCGAGGTTATGGTGACGGAGCTGAGCGAGCAGCTGCAGGTGACCGGCAAAACGATCCGGGAGGATCTGGCGAAGCTCGAGCAGAAAGGGCTGCTCCAGCGCATTCACGGCGGGGCGGTGCTCGCGCAGGAGAATCAGCGGGGCATCTTGTCGCCGAAGGGCGCGGATCAACACTCCGATGAGGCGCCGGAGCGCGAAGAGATTGCCAGGATGGCCGTTTCGCTCATCGAGCCGCATGACGTCATTGCGCTTGACGGCGGCCGGACGACGCTTGAAACCGCGAGACAGCTCCCCGACGTTCCGCTGACCGTCGTTACGAACGATCTCTATATTATCGCGGAGCTTGCCCGCAAAGAGTCCGTCCGGCTTGTCGTGCCGGGCGGCTACCAGATGCGGAACATGCTGATCGGCGCGGAAGCGGCGGCTTATATCCGCAGGCTGAACATAGCGAAGGCGTTTCTGTCCGCAACGGCGGTGCATCCGCAGTCCGGCCTCACGATCTATTCCGGCGAATCGAGCGAAATAAAACGGGCATGGCTGGAAACGGCGAAAGCGGCGTACGTCGTCGCGGATCACCGCAAATTCGGTCAAGGCGCATTGTTTACCTTCGCCGCGCTGCATGAAGTGGATGCGATTATTACGGATTCGGGCTTGAGCGAGGAAACGGCCAAGCCGTTTAAGGAACAGGGCGTACGACTACTGATCGGAGGAATGGAATCGTGA